The Lactuca sativa cultivar Salinas chromosome 2, Lsat_Salinas_v11, whole genome shotgun sequence genome includes a window with the following:
- the LOC111898040 gene encoding glucomannan 4-beta-mannosyltransferase 9, with amino-acid sequence MGTIPAIKIPLTSFTNGGDDITGRIMVIGGQIKAPLVVPLLRMLMYVSLAMSVMLFMEKVYMSLVVAFKKLFGKKAEKRYKWESFKDDIELGNSVYPLVLVQLPMFNEREVYQLSIGAACGLSWPSDRIVIQVLDDSTDPVIKGLVEMECERWANKGINIHYQVRDNRKGYKAGALKEGLKHRYANECEYVVIFDADFQPESDFLWKTIPFLHHNSELGLVQARWKFVNSNECLMTRMQEMSLDYHFKVEQESGSSTHAFFGFNGTAGVWRMAALNEAGGWKDRTTVEDMDLAVRASLKGWKFLYIGSVKVKNELPSSFKAYRYQQHRWSCGPANLFRKMIFEIMINKRVTLWKKIHVIYSFFFVRKIVAHIVTFVLYCVVIPATVMVPEVMVPKWGTVYIPAIITLLNAVGTPRSIHLVAFWILFENVMSLHRTKATLIGLFEAQRVNEWVVTEKTGDPSKAKTKAKQHKNLGFKLSERLLTLEICVGLILFICACHDLVFGKYHYYIYLYMQAIAFIIIGLGYVGTDVPNS; translated from the exons ATGGGGACGATTCCAGCGATTAAAATTCCACTAACATCGTTTACAAATGGTGGAGACGACATCACAGGGAGAATCATGGTGATCGGGGGCCAAATCAAGGCGCCATTAGTGGTGCCATTGTTGAGAATGTTGATGTATGTTTCTCTTGCGATGTCTGTAATGTTGTTCATGGAGAAAGTTTACATGTCTTTGGTGGTTGCATTCAAGAAATTGTTTGGGAAAAAAGCAGAAAAACGTTATAAATGGGAGTCATTCAAAGATGATATTGAATTGGGTAACTCTGTTTATCCTTTGGTTCTTGTTCAACTTCCGATGTTTAATGAAAGAGAG GTTTATCAGCTGTCAATTGGAGCTGCATGTGGGCTTTCATGGCCTTCTGATCGTATTGTAATTCAAGTTCTTGATGATTCAACAGATCCAGTGATCAAG ggtttggtgGAAATGGAATGTGAAAGATGGGCAAATAAAGGTATAAACATACACTACCAAGTGAGGGATAATCGAAAGGGGTACAAAGCGGGAGCACTTAAAGAAGGTCTAAAGCATCGATATGCAAACGAGTGTGAATATGTGGTAATTTTCGATGCAGATTTTCAACCAGAATCTGATTTTCTTTGGAAAACAATCCCATTTCTTCATCATAATTCTGAACTTGGTCTTGTTCAAGCTCGTTGGAAATTTG TGAACTCAAACGAATGCTTGATGACAAGAATGCAGGAGATGTCACTTGACTACCATTTCAAAGTCGAACAAGAATCTGGTTCTTCTACTCATGCATTTTTTGGCTTCAATg GGACCGCTGGAGTTTGGCGAATGGCTGCACTTAATGAGGCTGGAGGATGGAAGGATCGTACTACAGTTGAAGATATGGATCTAGCAGTTAGAGCTAGTCTAAAAGGCTGGAAGTTTTTGTACATTGGTTCAGTTAAG GTTAAGAACGAATTGCCAAGTTCATTTAAAGCTTATCGTTACCAACAACATCGTTGGTCATGTGGTCCAGCAAACCTTTTCAGGAAAATGATTTTTGAGATCATGATAAATAAG AGAGTTACATTGTGGAAAAAGATACATGTGATATATAGTTTCTTTTTTGTAAGAAAAATCGTAGCTCATATTGTTACGTTTGTATTGTATTGCGTTGTGATTCCGGCTACTGTGATGGTACCTGAAGTTATGGTTCCAAAGTGGGGTACAGTTTATATTCCAGCCATCATCACCCTTCTAAATGCAGTTGGAACTCCAAG GTCCATCCATTTGGTGGCGTTTTGGATTCTTTTTGAGAATGTCATGTCCCTCCATCGAACTAAGGCTACGCTCATCGGACTTTTCGAGGCTCAAAGAGTGAACGAATGGGTTGTTACCGAAAAGACCGGGGATCCTTCCAAGGCTAAAACAAAAGCAAAACAACATAAAAATCTTGGCTTCAAACTAAGTGAACG GCTTCTTACGCTAGAGATTTGTGTGGGTCTCATCCTCTTCATATGTGCTTGTCATGATCTTGTATTTGGGAAGTACCACTACTACATATACCTATATATGCAAGCTATAGCTTTTATCATAATTGGATTGGGATATGTTGGCACTGATGTTCCCAACTCGTAG